One segment of Spirochaetota bacterium DNA contains the following:
- the leuD gene encoding 3-isopropylmalate dehydratase small subunit, with product MRYNMKAHGKAWKFGNDINTDEIIPARYLNTSNPDELALHCMEDADPEFMKKAKPGDIIVAGKNFGCGSSREHAPIAIKAAKLSCVIAESFARIFYRNSINIGLPIIESQEAARDIEQGDEIEIDFDSGVIKNITKNKEYKAKPFPPFMQDIIAKGGLMAKIRSELKG from the coding sequence ATGAGGTACAACATGAAGGCACATGGAAAAGCATGGAAATTTGGAAATGACATCAACACTGATGAAATAATACCCGCACGCTATCTCAACACTTCCAACCCTGATGAGCTGGCATTGCATTGCATGGAAGATGCTGACCCTGAATTTATGAAAAAGGCAAAGCCAGGCGATATTATTGTTGCTGGGAAAAATTTTGGTTGCGGTTCTTCACGTGAGCATGCTCCTATTGCCATAAAAGCTGCAAAGCTGTCGTGTGTTATAGCTGAATCATTTGCGCGCATATTTTACCGAAACAGCATCAACATTGGGCTTCCCATAATTGAATCCCAAGAGGCTGCACGTGATATTGAGCAGGGAGATGAAATAGAAATTGATTTTGATTCTGGGGTTATAAAAAATATTACAAAAAACAAGGAATATAAAGCCAAGCCATTCCCGCCATTTATGCAGGACATTATTGCCAAAGGGGGGTTGATGGCTAAAATACGTTCTGAATTGAAAGGGTAA
- a CDS encoding AsmA-like C-terminal region-containing protein: protein MKPARVVKYSAIALFIVILLIAAFAAAFIYFFPKETLKSIIVTTLQDSLNRPVKIGTIDYSITGIQIAELFIYDTDKDKPFIAHSKDAAIRFQLMPLLQKQFIINYISLDDAVIHILYYTENKTVTSNLEKLIKELLEKEQSSITTQIKSLSLHNTTVILENPPKELKPLEGTYTIDTNVELNDETVDLKNLSLLLPQNRGKIVGDCSIKTTKDFSIRGNVTLHGCDLLWVYRWGSKLDTILPYRIFTGSIDNLSITKNNVQGTVTGSCKLSNGAMLYISNLFCNVSINKGIVTIANAKGKIENSNFVLNQLLFTFNGDITNIKVSDASITVKEIAPLLGTIDISDVSGVIKGNFEYKNKAIDADVTLQNIVVGKKDPIFSVKDTNLLIKNNQFKKDGIQAVVYSVPFGLSVATADSSFEKFAVNIEADEVDLNKIITGQSEQPEKSKKEINIPYELSGKLLIQKAYKDQLVIEKINCNYTMSKNVIALSSFTAKIFGGEVSGRSVISLSQDNPQINLVAKFNNVRLQNITSYFKEYENRLFGNVSGQLQVTIVPKDPVIDRITGKVEVSVENGKLANTGLQNGLSIWLQDLKYKLANLEFQKIYGNFNLSGPEVTINSFIFNAPEIRLKLNGQYNRHDESDITISLEFSSAFIQDLPNPALLQLAKYKKGRWYIIPFKAEGKNIFDGKNIKQVQ, encoded by the coding sequence GTGAAGCCAGCAAGAGTAGTTAAATACAGTGCGATAGCTCTTTTTATTGTTATACTACTGATTGCTGCTTTTGCAGCAGCATTTATCTATTTCTTCCCCAAAGAAACACTCAAATCAATAATAGTAACAACACTGCAGGATTCTTTAAACAGACCTGTCAAAATAGGTACCATTGATTATAGCATCACAGGTATACAGATAGCAGAATTATTTATCTATGATACTGATAAAGATAAGCCATTTATTGCACACTCAAAAGACGCTGCTATACGGTTTCAGCTTATGCCTTTATTGCAAAAACAATTCATCATCAATTATATCTCGCTGGATGATGCTGTAATACATATATTGTATTATACAGAAAATAAGACCGTAACATCAAATCTTGAAAAATTGATCAAAGAGCTTTTGGAAAAAGAACAATCAAGCATCACCACTCAGATAAAATCCCTGTCTTTACACAATACAACTGTCATTCTTGAAAACCCCCCAAAAGAGCTCAAACCACTGGAAGGCACCTATACTATAGACACCAATGTTGAGCTTAACGATGAAACGGTAGATTTGAAGAATCTTTCACTACTACTACCACAGAATAGAGGAAAAATTGTTGGAGATTGCTCAATTAAAACCACTAAAGATTTTAGCATACGAGGCAATGTTACCTTACATGGCTGTGATCTATTATGGGTTTATCGCTGGGGCAGCAAACTTGATACTATACTACCCTACCGCATATTTACCGGCAGCATTGACAATTTGTCAATAACAAAGAACAATGTTCAAGGAACAGTAACAGGAAGCTGCAAGCTTAGCAATGGAGCAATGCTGTATATAAGCAATCTGTTCTGTAATGTAAGTATAAACAAGGGGATAGTAACTATTGCCAATGCAAAAGGAAAAATAGAAAATTCAAACTTTGTCCTGAACCAGTTGCTCTTTACCTTTAATGGAGATATCACAAATATAAAAGTAAGTGATGCATCCATTACAGTAAAAGAAATAGCACCATTACTTGGTACAATAGACATAAGTGATGTTTCGGGAGTAATAAAAGGAAATTTTGAATATAAAAACAAAGCCATAGATGCTGACGTAACGCTGCAAAACATCGTTGTTGGGAAAAAAGACCCTATTTTTTCCGTGAAGGATACAAATCTGCTTATCAAAAACAATCAGTTTAAAAAAGATGGGATACAGGCGGTTGTCTATTCTGTACCCTTTGGACTGTCTGTAGCTACAGCAGATTCTTCGTTTGAAAAGTTTGCAGTAAATATAGAAGCAGATGAAGTTGACCTGAATAAAATCATTACTGGACAATCAGAACAACCTGAAAAATCAAAAAAAGAAATTAACATACCCTATGAACTTTCCGGAAAGCTTTTGATACAAAAAGCATATAAAGACCAATTGGTTATTGAAAAAATTAACTGCAATTACACCATGTCAAAAAATGTTATTGCTCTATCCTCATTTACTGCAAAGATTTTTGGTGGAGAAGTAAGTGGCAGAAGTGTCATTTCCCTTTCACAGGATAATCCCCAGATTAACCTGGTGGCTAAATTTAACAATGTACGTTTACAGAATATAACCTCGTACTTTAAAGAGTATGAAAATCGACTTTTTGGGAATGTATCAGGTCAATTGCAGGTAACTATCGTACCTAAAGATCCTGTTATTGACCGAATAACCGGCAAGGTTGAAGTATCTGTGGAAAATGGCAAATTAGCTAATACCGGATTGCAGAATGGACTGAGTATATGGCTGCAAGATTTAAAATATAAGCTTGCCAATTTAGAGTTTCAAAAAATATACGGTAATTTTAATCTCAGTGGTCCTGAAGTCACCATAAATTCTTTTATATTCAATGCGCCTGAAATACGGTTAAAATTAAACGGACAGTACAATCGCCATGATGAAAGCGACATCACTATTTCACTTGAATTCAGTTCCGCTTTTATTCAGGACCTGCCTAATCCGGCACTTTTGCAACTTGCTAAATATAAAAAAGGACGCTGGTATATAATACCATTTAAGGCAGAAGGGAAAAACATATTTGATGGTAAAAATATAAAGCAAGTACAGTAA
- a CDS encoding cyclic nucleotide-binding domain-containing protein: MVQEQFKVVNYLANSFIIVEGKRNADNFYIIRQGKVKLVKENPIAQEANPLLGPGDFFGVIPCMSGHAHIESAVALTDVSLISVQRDQFGILIQKNPAVAMKIIRFFSRKLREFDQAITRLTFANAVEEDPEHLFKIGEYYLKKKNIPHAAYALQRYIQYCPTGINRDKAIAHLKSINAPLKVPENPQKNSLTRLYKDNQMIFCENEPGDELYIIQSGKVKITKIVDEEVLLAVLKPGDIFGEMALLENRPRSASAITFGDTTLMAINRQNFETMVQTQPQLATRLIQLLSERIWTAYRQLENLMIRDPLGRMYDTLLIQVEKQKVKIAPKESFTFDFGVKELLNMVGIPHDKGDHLVVELLEDKNITLDEGKLICTNLEELEKTVNFYKKKSALERKREASKSS; encoded by the coding sequence ATGGTACAGGAACAGTTTAAAGTTGTAAACTATCTGGCAAATTCTTTCATTATTGTAGAAGGAAAGCGTAACGCTGACAATTTTTATATTATTCGCCAGGGAAAAGTAAAGCTTGTAAAAGAAAATCCAATAGCTCAAGAAGCAAATCCTCTCCTTGGGCCAGGTGATTTTTTTGGCGTTATTCCCTGTATGAGCGGCCATGCCCACATTGAAAGCGCCGTAGCACTTACCGATGTATCACTTATTTCAGTACAGCGCGATCAGTTTGGAATACTCATCCAGAAAAACCCTGCCGTTGCCATGAAGATCATTCGGTTTTTTTCACGCAAACTAAGAGAATTTGACCAAGCAATAACGCGCCTGACATTTGCCAATGCAGTTGAGGAGGACCCCGAACACCTTTTTAAAATTGGCGAATACTACCTTAAAAAGAAAAACATCCCACATGCAGCGTATGCATTACAGCGTTATATACAGTATTGCCCTACCGGTATAAACAGGGATAAGGCGATAGCTCATTTAAAGTCAATCAATGCTCCGCTCAAAGTCCCTGAAAATCCTCAAAAGAACAGCTTAACCAGGCTATATAAAGACAACCAGATGATATTCTGTGAAAATGAACCCGGTGATGAATTATATATCATTCAAAGCGGCAAAGTCAAAATTACCAAAATTGTCGATGAAGAAGTGCTGCTTGCAGTGCTAAAACCAGGCGACATCTTTGGCGAGATGGCATTGCTTGAAAACAGGCCACGAAGCGCATCGGCAATCACATTTGGCGATACCACACTTATGGCAATAAACAGGCAAAATTTTGAAACAATGGTTCAAACCCAACCACAGCTTGCAACCCGGCTCATACAGCTTTTGAGTGAACGAATTTGGACAGCATACCGACAGCTTGAAAACCTGATGATACGTGACCCGTTAGGCAGGATGTACGATACGCTGCTTATACAGGTTGAAAAACAAAAGGTAAAGATAGCTCCAAAAGAAAGCTTTACTTTTGATTTTGGTGTCAAAGAACTTCTCAACATGGTAGGCATTCCCCACGATAAAGGTGATCACCTTGTAGTGGAATTATTGGAAGATAAAAACATAACATTAGATGAAGGCAAGCTCATCTGTACTAATCTGGAAGAGCTTGAAAAGACTGTTAACTTTTACAAGAAAAAATCAGCATTAGAACGAAAACGTGAAGCCAGCAAGAGTAGTTAA
- a CDS encoding tetratricopeptide repeat protein: protein MIEPVKYNPSTPVLLQHKKKSSTFPHDTNDILAPMKRFKKELPVPSLGEQPDLSLRKVRIRQKEFYSHRGQVYEKLQNTQAAIASYQKATYYEPSDTNIFNQIKRLKIQNLTNIKA, encoded by the coding sequence ATGATTGAACCAGTAAAGTACAACCCGTCTACACCTGTATTATTACAGCATAAAAAAAAGAGCTCAACTTTTCCTCACGACACAAACGATATCCTAGCCCCTATGAAACGCTTTAAAAAAGAACTCCCGGTACCATCACTTGGAGAACAACCTGACCTCTCTTTGAGGAAAGTCCGTATACGTCAAAAGGAATTTTATTCACATCGTGGACAGGTATATGAAAAATTACAGAACACACAGGCTGCCATTGCTTCTTACCAAAAAGCCACATACTATGAGCCTTCGGACACAAATATCTTTAATCAGATTAAACGGCTGAAAATACAAAACTTAACCAACATCAAAGCATAG
- the glgX gene encoding glycogen debranching protein GlgX codes for MFVRIKYSKTKDIFILMHTIKHHFVTLPGTPLPLGVHLDRHGARFALFSRHATAVSILLFASSETEEYIEIELDPKLNKTGDIWHIWIAGIREGQLYGYKVDGPYQPLQGHRFNKNKLLLDPYAKAISGNHIWDFSKACGYIKGHPDEDLSFSTDKNYKESPKCIVVDTEFDWYDRPIQTPMEDTIIYELHVKGFTYHPSSQVLHPGTYKGLAEKIPYLKELGVTAIELMPIQEFDEFENVNVNPFTGERLKNYWGYSTIAFFAPKSSYSSSGTMGQQINEFKEMIRDFHEAGIEVFLDVVFNHTAEGDHLGPTISFKGLDNSIYYMLKDNKRFYQNFSGCGNTVNCNNPLVRDFILDCLRYWVVDMHIDGFRFDLASILGRDQDGNILQNPPLIEKISEDPILRNTKIIAEAWDAGGAYLIGHFPGRWAEWNGKFRDDVRRFWRRDNDTVANFMQRIIGSPDIYQRTNRSPLHSINFITCHDGFTMLDLVSFNEKHNLENGEDNRDGDNNNLSYNWGVEGHDAPPEILKIRRQQIKNFFTTLLVSQGVPMILAGDEMGRTQNGNNNAYCQDNEISWVNWDRRKQFEDIWRFVQCLINFRKSHPVLRQKRFLAGTIQQGFTDPDCVWHGVNCYAPDLGYFSHSIALHLNGEYARLVSGTRDNDIYIIFNASEYDLTFSLPKPFNGTYWIRVVDTSLPSPDDITLQGTPIASQDSYLCKKMSSVVLISSPV; via the coding sequence ATGTTTGTCAGGATTAAGTATTCAAAAACAAAAGATATATTTATACTTATGCACACAATAAAACATCATTTTGTGACATTACCTGGCACTCCGTTACCGTTAGGCGTTCACCTAGACAGGCATGGTGCACGCTTTGCACTATTCAGCCGACATGCAACTGCTGTTTCAATACTACTTTTTGCTTCTTCAGAAACCGAAGAATACATTGAAATTGAACTGGATCCAAAACTCAATAAAACTGGTGATATATGGCACATCTGGATTGCAGGCATTAGAGAAGGGCAGTTATATGGCTATAAGGTTGACGGACCCTATCAGCCACTTCAAGGACATCGTTTCAATAAAAACAAGCTGTTGCTTGACCCATATGCTAAAGCTATCAGCGGTAATCATATATGGGATTTCAGTAAAGCATGTGGTTATATAAAAGGACATCCCGATGAAGACCTTTCATTTTCCACGGATAAAAATTATAAAGAATCGCCCAAATGCATTGTAGTTGATACTGAATTTGACTGGTACGACCGCCCTATCCAAACTCCAATGGAAGATACCATTATATATGAACTTCATGTGAAAGGATTCACCTATCACCCATCATCACAGGTATTACACCCTGGCACTTACAAAGGACTTGCCGAAAAAATACCATATCTAAAAGAACTAGGAGTTACCGCTATTGAACTTATGCCCATACAGGAATTTGATGAATTTGAAAATGTTAATGTGAATCCGTTTACTGGAGAACGGCTTAAAAACTACTGGGGTTACAGTACCATTGCTTTTTTTGCTCCAAAATCAAGCTACTCATCAAGTGGCACAATGGGACAGCAAATTAATGAATTTAAAGAAATGATACGCGATTTTCATGAAGCTGGCATTGAGGTTTTTTTAGATGTTGTATTTAATCATACTGCTGAAGGCGATCACTTAGGCCCTACTATAAGCTTCAAAGGACTTGATAATTCCATATATTACATGCTTAAAGACAATAAGCGCTTTTATCAAAATTTTTCCGGTTGTGGCAACACCGTTAACTGTAACAATCCACTTGTCCGTGACTTCATACTGGATTGCTTGCGCTACTGGGTTGTGGACATGCACATTGATGGATTCAGGTTTGACCTGGCATCAATTCTTGGGCGAGATCAAGATGGCAATATTCTTCAGAACCCTCCACTTATTGAAAAAATATCCGAAGACCCAATCCTGCGCAATACCAAGATTATTGCCGAAGCATGGGACGCCGGTGGAGCATACTTAATTGGACACTTCCCGGGCCGATGGGCTGAATGGAATGGAAAATTCCGCGATGACGTTCGCCGTTTTTGGCGCAGGGATAATGATACCGTGGCCAATTTTATGCAGCGCATTATTGGCAGCCCTGATATCTATCAGCGTACAAACAGAAGCCCGTTGCACAGCATTAACTTTATCACCTGCCACGATGGCTTCACCATGCTTGATTTAGTATCGTTTAACGAAAAGCACAACCTAGAAAATGGCGAAGACAATAGAGATGGCGACAACAACAACTTAAGCTACAACTGGGGTGTTGAAGGGCATGATGCTCCACCTGAAATACTGAAAATACGAAGGCAGCAGATCAAGAATTTCTTTACCACACTGCTTGTTTCACAAGGCGTACCTATGATACTGGCAGGCGATGAAATGGGACGAACCCAGAACGGTAACAATAATGCCTATTGTCAGGATAACGAAATATCCTGGGTTAATTGGGACAGGAGGAAACAATTTGAGGATATATGGCGTTTTGTACAATGTCTGATTAATTTTCGCAAATCCCACCCGGTACTGCGGCAAAAGCGCTTTTTAGCAGGTACTATTCAACAGGGATTTACAGATCCTGACTGCGTGTGGCACGGCGTCAACTGCTATGCTCCTGATTTAGGGTATTTTAGCCATTCCATTGCTCTGCACCTTAATGGTGAATACGCTCGGCTTGTATCCGGTACACGTGACAACGATATCTATATCATTTTCAATGCTTCTGAGTATGACCTTACATTTTCATTGCCAAAGCCATTTAACGGTACATACTGGATACGAGTTGTGGATACTTCACTGCCATCACCTGATGATATAACACTGCAGGGGACACCAATTGCCTCACAGGATAGCTATTTATGTAAAAAAATGTCTTCAGTGGTTTTGATTTCTTCACCGGTATGA
- a CDS encoding mannonate dehydratase has translation MIKIAELIPPRPSPLWKLVKQCGVEHVVGGMQLYAGWESLPKDFWPWSYNSLVHIKTAYHDAGFKLEVIESRPPMEKIKLGLPGRDEEIENIIMLIQNMGKLSIPVWCYEWMPVFGWTRTSTTTPIRGGALATSYDHSLMENAPMTEYGVITEETLWKNLEYFLKAVIPEAERAGVKLAMHPDDPPLSPIRGVARIMCSVENFQKLIDLYPSPANGIALCQGNFALMTDDLPSVIRKFGRQKKIFFVHFRNVRGTAYKFTETFHDDGMIDMYECMKAYYEIGYDGVMRPDHVPTMEGDSNDNPAYSSIGRLFALGYMKGLLEAVEKSQKVKR, from the coding sequence ATGATTAAAATTGCAGAACTTATCCCTCCCCGCCCATCGCCACTGTGGAAGCTGGTGAAACAGTGTGGGGTAGAACATGTGGTGGGGGGTATGCAATTGTATGCAGGATGGGAGTCGCTCCCTAAAGACTTTTGGCCATGGAGTTACAATTCATTAGTGCATATTAAAACTGCATATCACGATGCAGGATTTAAACTGGAGGTTATTGAATCCCGTCCACCAATGGAAAAAATTAAGTTAGGCCTTCCCGGCAGGGATGAAGAAATTGAAAATATCATAATGCTTATACAAAACATGGGCAAACTTAGCATTCCTGTATGGTGCTATGAGTGGATGCCTGTGTTTGGATGGACAAGAACTTCAACTACTACGCCAATTCGCGGTGGCGCGCTGGCAACTTCGTATGACCATTCACTGATGGAAAATGCTCCAATGACCGAATATGGAGTAATCACAGAAGAAACATTATGGAAAAATCTTGAATATTTTTTAAAAGCTGTAATACCAGAAGCTGAACGCGCAGGGGTTAAACTTGCCATGCATCCGGATGATCCACCTCTCTCGCCTATCCGTGGTGTGGCACGAATTATGTGTTCGGTTGAAAATTTCCAGAAGCTTATAGATCTTTATCCAAGTCCAGCCAACGGCATTGCGCTATGCCAGGGAAACTTTGCACTTATGACAGATGATCTTCCATCTGTAATCAGAAAGTTTGGAAGGCAGAAAAAAATATTTTTTGTTCACTTTAGAAATGTGAGGGGAACTGCATACAAGTTTACTGAAACGTTTCACGATGATGGGATGATTGATATGTATGAATGCATGAAGGCATACTATGAGATTGGCTACGATGGGGTAATGCGTCCTGATCATGTTCCCACTATGGAGGGAGACAGCAACGATAATCCTGCATACTCGTCAATAGGCAGGCTCTTTGCTTTGGGATATATGAAAGGTTTATTGGAAGCAGTTGAAAAAAGCCAAAAGGTCAAACGGTAA
- a CDS encoding FadR family transcriptional regulator, with the protein MDTIQPVKRSKLTESIVNVLLTNIKNGTLAPGSKLPPERELMKKLQVGRSTLREAVQSLALMGILDVKPGEGTFVRAISKEEIIGPHIFVPIIDNESMADFFEARLLIEPRIAALAALRRNEQDIVAIEQTLSKTKQSINSGGDVDRWAGQFHLQIARASKNIVCVRFLEAILSFLVGKRENAEHSKDFLQWEYESHERIFKAITKGDDTKAYKAMEEHIQAVLQWYKKLDIV; encoded by the coding sequence ATGGATACCATACAGCCAGTAAAGCGAAGCAAACTTACAGAATCCATAGTCAATGTGCTTTTGACTAATATTAAAAATGGCACTCTTGCACCCGGGAGTAAATTGCCGCCCGAGCGCGAATTGATGAAGAAATTACAGGTGGGGCGTTCCACATTGCGTGAAGCAGTACAATCGCTTGCACTGATGGGCATATTGGATGTAAAACCAGGCGAAGGAACATTTGTAAGAGCTATCTCCAAAGAAGAAATCATTGGGCCTCATATCTTTGTTCCAATAATTGATAATGAAAGTATGGCAGATTTTTTTGAAGCACGCCTTTTGATAGAACCGCGCATTGCTGCATTGGCAGCTTTGCGAAGGAATGAGCAGGATATAGTAGCAATTGAACAGACATTGTCAAAAACAAAGCAAAGTATAAATAGCGGTGGGGATGTGGATCGATGGGCAGGACAGTTCCATTTACAGATTGCAAGAGCTTCTAAAAATATTGTATGCGTCCGCTTTCTTGAAGCTATACTCTCATTTCTTGTGGGCAAAAGGGAAAATGCCGAGCACAGTAAAGACTTTTTGCAATGGGAATATGAATCGCATGAACGCATCTTTAAAGCAATTACAAAAGGAGATGATACTAAAGCGTATAAAGCCATGGAGGAGCATATACAGGCAGTTTTGCAGTGGTATAAAAAATTAGATATTGTATGA
- a CDS encoding RraA family protein: MAPVYSYDEIIKLCERLEKTYTPAVCDTLDEMGFMHQALCSGFTPIMPKAAIAGPAFTMEEAKTRKSTRLKEYDPEFVAKVLEDLFGTMQKGQVVAVNTNEFYGAGAWGELMSTTCKYFGGVKGAVVDGPIRDINRILEIEFPVWARGNIPTDSIGRVDLVGIGGPIWCGGVRVNPGDIIFADCDGVVVIPIKDVDLKEVVEKAEEVVQAERRSRQEIRQGKSLLDVYRKYGKL; the protein is encoded by the coding sequence ATGGCACCAGTATATTCGTATGATGAAATTATAAAGCTCTGCGAGCGTCTTGAAAAAACGTATACGCCTGCAGTATGCGACACACTTGATGAGATGGGATTTATGCATCAGGCATTGTGCTCAGGGTTTACGCCAATCATGCCAAAGGCTGCTATAGCTGGGCCTGCATTTACCATGGAGGAAGCAAAAACGCGAAAAAGCACGCGATTAAAAGAGTATGACCCTGAATTTGTTGCAAAGGTGCTTGAGGATCTCTTTGGCACCATGCAAAAAGGGCAGGTGGTAGCAGTCAATACCAATGAATTTTACGGCGCTGGTGCATGGGGCGAGCTTATGTCAACTACCTGCAAGTACTTTGGTGGAGTGAAAGGTGCAGTGGTTGATGGACCTATCCGCGATATAAATCGAATTCTTGAAATTGAATTTCCAGTATGGGCACGTGGCAATATTCCAACGGATTCAATAGGAAGGGTTGATCTTGTGGGAATTGGTGGCCCTATATGGTGTGGCGGCGTGAGGGTAAATCCCGGTGATATTATCTTTGCTGACTGTGATGGGGTAGTAGTTATTCCCATAAAGGATGTTGATTTAAAGGAAGTAGTGGAAAAGGCAGAAGAAGTGGTACAGGCAGAGAGACGTTCGCGCCAGGAAATACGGCAGGGCAAGTCACTTCTTGATGTGTACCGTAAATACGGAAAGCTGTAA
- a CDS encoding NAD(P)-dependent oxidoreductase gives MKTVVVTGCSGYLGQHVVQTLLREKYAVTGVDIKESPAEGQSNFTFVKGDIVDSELVMKACNNATAIIHCAAALAQFVKDAQRMYDINVVGTRNIVEVCKKRAIKQLVFISSVEVYGIDVPVPCPEDALLNPVCPYGVHKVIGEHMCMELADKGHGVAILRPPTINGPGQNEPFLVAQMEAVYKGKPVILPGGGKTKLQMVDVRDVAQAVLLSLKKINRGLLIANIASDNVPTLHQLVSALFTHAGKKEKIISVPAALARALVKGLSRIKLSPLEPQHLEIALRDYVFDNTRAKKVLGWKPTKNDIESAIDAYEWFVNSSRKEIN, from the coding sequence ATGAAAACAGTAGTAGTTACCGGATGTTCTGGATATCTGGGACAACATGTAGTGCAAACGTTGCTCCGTGAAAAGTATGCAGTTACTGGCGTTGATATAAAGGAATCACCTGCAGAAGGGCAGAGCAATTTTACGTTTGTGAAAGGCGATATCGTTGATAGCGAATTGGTAATGAAAGCCTGCAACAATGCTACTGCTATAATACATTGTGCTGCTGCGCTTGCGCAATTTGTCAAAGATGCACAGCGTATGTATGATATAAATGTTGTTGGTACAAGGAACATCGTTGAAGTGTGTAAAAAGCGTGCAATTAAACAACTTGTCTTCATCTCGTCAGTTGAGGTGTATGGCATTGATGTTCCCGTTCCATGCCCTGAAGATGCACTGCTTAACCCTGTGTGCCCGTATGGAGTACACAAAGTTATAGGTGAGCACATGTGCATGGAATTAGCAGATAAAGGGCATGGTGTTGCAATTCTACGGCCACCAACAATAAATGGTCCAGGGCAAAATGAGCCTTTTTTAGTGGCACAAATGGAAGCAGTGTATAAGGGAAAACCTGTGATACTGCCAGGTGGTGGTAAAACAAAATTACAGATGGTGGATGTGCGCGATGTTGCACAGGCAGTGCTGCTATCTCTAAAAAAAATAAACAGGGGATTGCTCATTGCAAATATTGCAAGCGATAATGTCCCAACACTACACCAGCTTGTTTCAGCTCTCTTTACACATGCAGGTAAAAAAGAAAAGATAATCTCAGTGCCTGCTGCGTTAGCCCGTGCACTTGTTAAAGGATTGTCACGTATCAAGCTTTCGCCTCTAGAGCCGCAACATTTAGAGATAGCGCTGCGAGATTATGTATTTGATAACACGCGTGCAAAGAAAGTGTTAGGCTGGAAACCAACTAAAAACGATATTGAAAGCGCTATTGATGCGTATGAGTGGTTTGTCAACAGTTCCCGAAAAGAAATAAATTAA